The proteins below are encoded in one region of Ostrea edulis chromosome 3, xbOstEdul1.1, whole genome shotgun sequence:
- the LOC130046646 gene encoding uncharacterized protein LOC130046646 — protein sequence MVCPWVLICPTIYFVLLVGVMRLITARYLHLSCFLLSDNTMLHNSGALIYLGLVAVFISDSFANDVEDNWQLVFHAVKGNGKDVRDAWNARSPSVSSPGNGCLSPGFKLDNCRDNRKLRSPLIDQWESIGIQKIRVVLGRNGNKLAFLKFDGSGSNKLNWFSKSRLLHNSWSDLKTARTNIFSIKGHDRDGRRPVKRHFFVNKRYGGCANDVGWFVIIEKTDLCPWTRKGRTPLFLYRWGSKAANWNRRPGVADVMNVYILRV from the exons atggtgtgccCATGGGTCcttatttgcccaactatctattttgtattgcttgtaggagttatgagattgattactgctcgttatcttcacctttcatgtttcCTTCTTTCAGATAATACCATGTTGCATAATTCTGGAGCATTGATTTATCTTGGTCTGGTAGCTGTCTTCATTTCAGATAGTTTTGCTAATGATGTGGAAGATA ACTGGCAATTAGTATTCCACGCAGTTAAAGGTAACGGGAAAGATGTCCGTGACGCCTGGAACGCGAGGTCACCATCAGTTTCCTCACCTGGCAATGGTTGTCTTTCACCAGGTTTTAAGTTGGATAACTGTAGGGATAATAGGAAACTGCGAAGTCCCTTGATCGACCAGTGGGAGTCAATCGGAATCCAAAAG ATCCGGGTGGTACTTGGTCGTAATGGGAACAAGTTAGCATTCTTAAAATTTGATGGCAGTGGAAGCAACAAGCTAAATTGGTTTAGCAAATCCAGGCTTCTTCACAATAGTTGGTCCGACCTCAAGACCGCAAGAACTAACATTTTCTCAATTAAAGg GCACGACAGAGATGGTAGACGTCCTGTCAAAAGGCACTTTTTTGTCAACAAAAGGTATGGCGGTTGTGCGAATGATGTTGGATGGTTTGTGATCATAGAAAAGACCGATCTCTGTCCCTGGACAAGGAAAGGGAGGACTCCGTTGTTTCTGTATAGGTGGGGTTCAAAAGCTGCTAACTGGAATCGCA gACCTGGGGTCGCCGATGTCATGAACGTTTACATCCTAAGGGTGTAA